A genomic window from Nosocomiicoccus massiliensis includes:
- the recR gene encoding recombination mediator RecR, with amino-acid sequence MYYPEPISKLIDSFMKLPGIGPKTAQRLAFYVLNMKETDVVDFSKSLMDVKRELQYCTVCGHITDEDPCYICSDKNRDRSMICVVQDTKDVIAMEKMREYNGLYHVLHGAISPMDGIGPEDINVPSLIERLKDENVKELILATNPNIEGETTAMYITRLVKPIGIKTTRLAQGLSIGGDLEYADEVTLSRAIEYRTEI; translated from the coding sequence ATGTATTATCCAGAACCAATATCAAAACTTATTGATAGTTTTATGAAATTGCCAGGTATCGGTCCAAAAACAGCACAACGTCTCGCGTTCTATGTTCTAAACATGAAAGAGACAGACGTTGTGGATTTCTCTAAAAGTTTGATGGACGTCAAACGAGAACTTCAATATTGTACAGTATGTGGTCATATTACGGACGAAGATCCATGCTATATATGCTCGGATAAAAACCGTGATCGCTCGATGATATGTGTCGTTCAAGATACAAAAGATGTCATTGCAATGGAGAAAATGCGTGAATATAACGGACTATACCACGTGCTACACGGTGCTATTTCACCGATGGATGGTATTGGTCCAGAGGATATTAATGTTCCGAGTTTAATCGAACGATTAAAAGACGAAAACGTTAAAGAGTTAATACTCGCAACGAATCCAAATATTGAAGGCGAAACGACCGCGATGTACATTACACGTCTTGTTAAACCGATCGGTATAAAAACGACGCGCCTCGCACAAGGGTTATCTATCGGTGGAGATTTAGAATATGCCGATGAAGTCACTCTTTCGAGAGCGATAGAATATAGAACAGAAATCTAA